From Thermovenabulum gondwanense, one genomic window encodes:
- a CDS encoding sensor histidine kinase yields MIELSYLDSIIQKVKQVVENSKEEIYNLSENARQEYERAKKELEQVKEEIKITIEEVDKLEREYIKARMKLMEVSRNFKFFKEEDIKNAYEVAHSKQIELINRREKEKLLRNTRDHLERYIKNVERTIKRSEELMININMVMKILNNELSALSDKIGELQQFQALGLSVISAQEEERRRIARDIHDGPAQSLANIVMRSEYILKLMEVNPSMVKEELFALIELVRKSLADVRKIIFDLRPMSLDDLGLLPALKRYIEQYQKEYGIFVEMIVMGREYDLDSSISIAVFRIIQESLNNVRKYAKATQVIIKLEYLSEKINGSVRDNGCGFDVEKALAKKEGSAFGIMGMRERVQLLNGKFEIRSVIGKGTEVIFSIPVNKK; encoded by the coding sequence TACAATTTGAGCGAAAACGCAAGACAGGAGTACGAAAGGGCAAAAAAAGAATTAGAACAGGTTAAAGAGGAGATAAAAATTACCATCGAAGAAGTGGATAAGCTGGAAAGGGAGTATATCAAAGCGAGAATGAAATTGATGGAGGTAAGCAGAAACTTTAAATTCTTCAAGGAAGAGGATATAAAAAATGCTTACGAAGTAGCCCATTCAAAACAGATAGAGCTTATCAACAGGAGGGAAAAGGAAAAACTATTGAGAAATACCAGGGATCATTTGGAGAGGTATATAAAAAATGTGGAAAGGACAATAAAGCGTTCTGAAGAATTGATGATAAATATAAACATGGTAATGAAGATTTTAAACAATGAACTTTCCGCATTGAGCGATAAAATCGGGGAACTGCAGCAATTTCAAGCCTTAGGTCTTTCGGTAATTTCCGCTCAGGAAGAGGAAAGAAGGAGGATCGCCAGGGATATTCACGATGGCCCTGCCCAGAGCCTTGCCAATATAGTGATGAGGTCGGAGTATATTTTAAAACTTATGGAAGTAAATCCGTCAATGGTGAAAGAAGAATTATTTGCATTAATAGAGCTGGTGAGGAAAAGCCTTGCGGATGTCAGAAAAATAATATTCGATTTAAGACCCATGTCCTTGGATGACCTGGGGCTTTTACCTGCTTTAAAAAGGTATATAGAGCAGTACCAAAAGGAATACGGAATATTCGTAGAGATGATCGTAATGGGCAGGGAATACGACTTGGATTCTTCCATATCCATTGCGGTTTTCAGGATTATCCAGGAATCCTTAAACAATGTTAGAAAATACGCTAAAGCCACCCAGGTAATAATTAAATTGGAATACTTAAGTGAAAAAATAAACGGCAGTGTAAGGGACAATGGATGCGGGTTTGATGTGGAAAAAGCTCTGGCAAAAAAAGAAGGATCGGCTTTCGGCATAATGGGCATGAGGGAGAGGGTCCAACTTTTAAACGGTAAGTTCGAAATCAGGTCGGTAATCGGTAAAGGCACGGAAGTAATTTTTTCAATTCCGGTAAATAAGAAATAA
- a CDS encoding Cof-type HAD-IIB family hydrolase: MKRYKLIALDVDGTLINSRYILTKKTKEALKKVMECGIYVTLCTGRFYNSALRIARNISVNAPLITSDGALIRDIYSGEIYYEKGLNEEILMKIIDEVNPYPEIKLQVFLRDKKIFYGKSYQMAQLKRFSAFARRLSPSGVINYLRDFVLIPVENIKDVGTLKIYLSRIYNDKKMRDLLGPPLKAVISGDPARLSWLWAKFDCMFGKSVYITSAVKNTMDIIDGEVSKAKGLEVLSNILGIKREEIIAFGDNYNDILMLEYAGLGVLMGNAPLELKRRGLPLTLSNNEEGVAHFIENHFNSTFFSHSQ; the protein is encoded by the coding sequence ATGAAAAGGTATAAGCTGATTGCGCTTGATGTAGACGGCACATTGATAAACAGCAGGTACATTCTTACGAAAAAAACAAAAGAAGCCCTGAAAAAGGTCATGGAATGCGGAATATACGTGACCTTATGCACCGGGAGATTTTACAACAGTGCTTTAAGGATAGCCAGAAATATTTCCGTAAATGCTCCTCTTATTACTTCCGACGGAGCGCTTATCAGGGATATATATTCGGGGGAAATTTATTATGAAAAAGGTTTAAATGAAGAAATACTGATGAAAATAATCGATGAGGTCAACCCTTATCCGGAAATTAAACTTCAAGTTTTTTTGAGGGACAAAAAAATATTTTACGGGAAAAGCTATCAAATGGCTCAACTGAAGAGGTTTTCCGCTTTTGCCCGGAGACTTTCCCCATCGGGGGTTATTAATTATTTAAGGGATTTTGTGCTTATTCCGGTGGAAAATATAAAAGACGTAGGGACATTAAAAATATATCTTTCCCGAATTTATAATGATAAGAAAATGAGGGATTTACTGGGGCCACCTTTAAAAGCGGTAATTTCCGGTGATCCGGCCCGTCTATCCTGGCTCTGGGCAAAGTTTGATTGTATGTTTGGAAAATCCGTGTACATTACGTCAGCGGTTAAGAATACCATGGATATAATCGATGGAGAGGTATCAAAAGCAAAAGGTTTAGAAGTGCTTTCGAACATCCTGGGCATAAAGAGGGAAGAAATAATAGCTTTTGGGGATAATTACAACGATATTTTAATGCTGGAATACGCCGGGCTGGGAGTACTTATGGGGAATGCACCTTTAGAATTAAAAAGAAGGGGGCTTCCCCTTACGCTGTCTAACAATGAGGAAGGGGTAGCCCACTTTATCGAAAACCACTTTAATAGTACCTTTTTTTCGCACTCTCAATGA
- a CDS encoding response regulator has translation MGEEKKEKIKVIIADDHALVREGIAKILSLEADIEILGEASDGKEAVELAKKLKPDVVLMDINMPNVNGIVATREIKKENPGVKIIALTIHEQVDYLLELIRYGISGYLLKDVTPDELIKTIRQVFSGKGVIPPSMTPKVFDEINKLAQKDEKITFNLTSREIEILRELAKGLSNKEIADKLYISEKTVKNHLTNIFQKMGVNDRTQAVLLGIKHNIIDI, from the coding sequence ATGGGTGAAGAAAAAAAAGAAAAAATAAAGGTGATAATTGCAGATGACCACGCTTTGGTCAGGGAAGGGATCGCAAAAATATTGTCCTTGGAAGCGGATATCGAAATTTTAGGAGAAGCTTCTGACGGTAAGGAAGCGGTGGAACTTGCCAAAAAATTAAAACCCGATGTGGTATTAATGGACATTAATATGCCAAATGTTAACGGTATAGTTGCAACCAGGGAAATAAAAAAGGAAAATCCCGGGGTAAAAATTATAGCCCTTACCATACACGAGCAGGTGGATTACCTGCTGGAGTTAATACGATACGGAATTTCGGGGTATCTGTTGAAGGATGTGACCCCTGACGAACTTATAAAAACAATAAGGCAGGTTTTTTCTGGAAAGGGTGTAATCCCTCCTTCCATGACGCCGAAGGTATTTGATGAAATAAACAAGCTTGCGCAAAAAGACGAAAAAATCACCTTCAATCTCACCTCCAGGGAAATAGAAATCTTGCGGGAGTTAGCAAAGGGGCTTTCCAATAAGGAAATAGCAGATAAGCTTTATATAAGTGAAAAAACGGTGAAAAATCACCTTACAAATATATTTCAAAAAATGGGTGTAAACGACCGTACCCAGGCGGTATTACTGGGTATAAAGCATAATATTATAGATATATAA
- a CDS encoding DUF72 domain-containing protein, producing MIKIATSGYAYKDWIGKFYPEGIKEKDMLSYYSREFPFTEVNSTYYSMPSPYMFYHMLRKTPESFIFVVKAFGGITHQRDLSPETLEKYKKAIEPVIEEKRLGCVLAQFPYSFHNNDENRDFLKRLREAFHEIPLAVEFRTADWLTLDTLKLLRELDMAFVCVDEPRIKGLLPPVVVATSKFGYVRFHGRNSENWYNNREAYERYNYLYTEEELKEWVPKIKELKRKTEMVFVAMNNHFNAQAVINAKQLLKLLSDFAD from the coding sequence TTGATAAAAATAGCAACTTCCGGATACGCTTATAAAGATTGGATAGGGAAGTTTTATCCCGAAGGTATAAAGGAAAAGGATATGCTTTCTTATTACAGCCGGGAGTTTCCTTTTACAGAGGTTAATTCCACTTACTATTCCATGCCTTCCCCCTATATGTTTTACCATATGCTCAGAAAAACCCCCGAAAGCTTCATCTTTGTCGTAAAAGCCTTCGGGGGGATTACCCATCAGCGGGACCTGTCGCCCGAAACCCTGGAAAAATATAAAAAAGCCATAGAACCCGTTATCGAAGAAAAAAGATTGGGTTGCGTTTTGGCCCAGTTTCCTTACAGCTTTCACAATAATGACGAAAACAGGGATTTTTTGAAAAGGTTGAGGGAAGCTTTCCATGAAATTCCGCTGGCGGTAGAATTTCGTACGGCAGATTGGTTAACGCTGGATACCTTAAAACTTTTGAGGGAATTGGATATGGCTTTCGTCTGTGTGGATGAGCCAAGGATCAAAGGACTGCTTCCTCCCGTTGTAGTGGCCACCAGCAAATTCGGTTACGTAAGGTTTCACGGAAGAAATAGCGAAAACTGGTATAATAATCGGGAGGCATATGAGAGGTACAATTACCTTTATACGGAAGAGGAATTGAAGGAATGGGTTCCCAAGATTAAAGAGTTAAAAAGAAAAACCGAAATGGTTTTTGTTGCGATGAACAACCATTTTAATGCTCAGGCGGTTATCAATGCCAAACAGCTTTTAAAACTTTTGAGCGATTTTGCTGATTAA